From Brochothrix thermosphacta DSM 20171 = FSL F6-1036, a single genomic window includes:
- a CDS encoding alpha/beta hydrolase has translation MKKKMLIILITIVVLISGGLIFAGNYFYNVAVVPGEKDFLAEDMGVTKKDKLYKEKRWFLDDAKTEEWSITSQDDLKLKASYLPASEKTKRTVVISHGYMGSRLDMAGVAKMYHDAGYNVLVPDVRAHGDSEGDFVGFGYLEKNDFKRWIDKTIAMNGTEEEIVLHGHSMGAATVMMATGEKLPDNVKAIVEDCGYTSAKAELSYQLKELYNLPSFPLLPITSGITKLRAGYFFGQADPLAAIEKNKLPLLVIHGDKDDFVPTSYAYEIYKATKGPKAIYIAKGANHVESFPVDKKLFTNHVMSFLDKYVD, from the coding sequence ATGAAAAAGAAGATGTTAATTATTCTAATCACGATAGTTGTTCTTATTAGTGGTGGTTTAATTTTTGCAGGTAATTATTTTTATAATGTAGCAGTTGTTCCGGGGGAAAAAGACTTTTTAGCAGAAGATATGGGTGTAACGAAAAAAGATAAGCTCTATAAAGAAAAACGTTGGTTTTTAGACGATGCTAAAACAGAAGAATGGTCTATCACGTCACAAGATGATTTGAAACTTAAAGCATCGTATTTACCAGCCAGTGAAAAAACAAAACGTACAGTGGTTATTTCTCATGGATACATGGGCTCTCGTTTAGATATGGCAGGCGTTGCAAAAATGTATCATGATGCTGGTTATAATGTGTTGGTTCCAGATGTTCGAGCGCATGGCGATAGCGAAGGTGATTTTGTGGGCTTTGGTTATCTAGAGAAAAATGATTTCAAACGCTGGATAGATAAAACGATTGCCATGAATGGTACGGAGGAAGAAATCGTTCTGCATGGTCATAGTATGGGCGCAGCAACAGTGATGATGGCAACAGGTGAAAAACTGCCTGATAATGTTAAAGCCATTGTTGAGGATTGTGGTTATACCTCAGCAAAAGCGGAATTAAGTTACCAATTAAAGGAGCTTTATAACTTACCAAGTTTCCCGTTGTTGCCAATAACAAGTGGGATTACAAAACTACGTGCAGGTTATTTCTTTGGACAAGCAGATCCATTAGCAGCAATTGAAAAAAACAAGTTGCCATTGCTAGTTATCCATGGTGATAAAGATGATTTTGTACCCACAAGCTATGCCTATGAAATTTATAAAGCAACGAAAGGACCAAAAGCAATCTACATTGCGAAAGGTGCAAATCACGTAGAATCTTTCCCAGTAGATAAAAAATTATTTACTAACCACGTCATGTCATTTTTAGATAAGTATGTAGATTAA
- a CDS encoding glycosyltransferase — MNKTINIITSTLPPVHGGRTSSLLRRARLFSKEGKKINIYTTNYNEEYEQVYKKFRQSNKINESINPVNIYDYYRGSMRGKRNNYLKLIKTEIKGNRDDVKRSANSNLIYSYQEGRIVMHVSHHKKSGEVKNVDFYSPNYKRSVKRAYVNSNGNVHKIRYFEAGTDKINTDVFVNVNLKPYAAKEYSYDDNKKLIVDRVILFDKKDDTKVFSTEAAFFEHWFSELFKPGDTIINDARLLDKSILNLDTNITKILQLHGSHLSEPTNLDSNVKKSFKVAFEGKWGENDKIVTLTEGQKKNIIARHPHLDGKVEVIPHARNTVAIKNKVKDKTIVIIARLAPEKRIDHAIIAFSEFSKVNPAYKLNIYGEGLHEVDLKKIVSKLNLNETINFKGVTKNPDEIFQEADFSLMCSTAEGFALTVLESITNGCPVISYDLYWGPSEILDANSGRLTKKSTPQSLCEEMLQEVVTPHNRNLTRKRSNKFSEEKFVSNWLSIIE; from the coding sequence ATGAATAAAACTATAAATATTATTACAAGTACTTTACCTCCAGTTCACGGAGGAAGAACATCCTCATTGTTAAGAAGAGCTCGTCTTTTTTCTAAAGAAGGGAAAAAAATAAATATTTATACAACGAATTATAATGAAGAATATGAACAAGTATATAAAAAATTTAGGCAAAGCAATAAAATTAATGAGTCTATTAATCCCGTTAATATTTATGATTATTATAGAGGGAGCATGAGAGGCAAAAGAAATAATTATTTAAAATTGATAAAAACAGAGATTAAAGGGAACCGTGATGATGTAAAACGTTCAGCTAATAGTAATCTCATCTATTCATATCAAGAAGGTAGAATTGTAATGCATGTTTCACATCATAAGAAGTCAGGTGAAGTTAAAAATGTTGATTTTTATTCACCAAATTATAAACGTTCTGTTAAAAGGGCCTATGTAAATAGTAATGGTAATGTTCATAAAATTCGTTATTTTGAAGCGGGAACTGACAAAATAAATACAGATGTTTTTGTCAATGTTAATTTGAAGCCTTATGCAGCTAAGGAATATTCATATGATGATAATAAAAAACTTATAGTAGATAGAGTGATACTATTTGATAAAAAGGATGATACAAAGGTATTTTCAACAGAAGCAGCATTCTTTGAACATTGGTTTTCAGAACTATTTAAGCCTGGAGATACAATTATAAACGATGCACGTCTACTAGATAAATCGATTTTGAATTTGGATACTAACATTACAAAAATTTTACAACTTCATGGTTCACATCTTAGTGAACCAACAAACTTAGATTCCAATGTGAAAAAAAGTTTTAAAGTAGCTTTTGAGGGTAAATGGGGTGAAAATGATAAAATTGTAACCTTAACTGAAGGACAGAAAAAAAATATCATTGCCAGACACCCACATTTAGATGGGAAAGTAGAGGTAATACCTCATGCTCGAAATACAGTAGCTATAAAAAATAAAGTAAAAGATAAAACAATTGTTATTATTGCTCGACTCGCTCCTGAAAAAAGAATTGACCATGCTATTATTGCTTTTAGTGAATTCAGTAAAGTTAATCCAGCTTATAAATTAAATATATATGGTGAAGGATTACATGAAGTAGATTTAAAAAAAATAGTGTCGAAATTGAATCTTAACGAAACGATTAATTTTAAAGGTGTGACTAAAAATCCAGATGAAATTTTTCAAGAAGCAGACTTTTCATTAATGTGCAGCACAGCTGAAGGCTTTGCCTTGACGGTTTTAGAAAGCATTACAAATGGGTGTCCTGTAATTAGTTATGATCTTTACTGGGGACCATCTGAAATTTTAGACGCTAACTCGGGGAGACTTACAAAAAAAAGCACGCCGCAATCGCTATGTGAAGAAATGCTACAAGAAGTAGTTACCCCTCATAATAGAAATTTAACCAGAAAACGTTCTAACAAATTTTCAGAGGAAAAATTTGTTAGCAATTGGTTATCAATTATTGAATAA
- a CDS encoding CDP-glycerol glycerophosphotransferase family protein, giving the protein MRAIFSEVKRQQDKYVFSFEMLDNLTDSKYMNIIFREQETNAIISFPINHSNGNIMSITLDPLVLKYPVEDVVSFNWHIYLAINDGHTSELVNVENNYITERILLDIKGSSFEFLTSSDGQAIISVKTEHIEEKFNVTSVNLSPEGLYISGVNRYNNCKMSNQKIILKKRHNRYENVFSIGTIDYIFDALIPIEEIEKKGTYDLYTSFDIVNSHNECINFYQRIEYKGAKQGLNMKFRVAKKENVELIIHADGTVFLQRYTVDPLPITAKKKIVGANTKFQNNKNQLMRKNKVFLCKRILNKTHEPFENQTVVFESFGGRQVSDSPMAIYKLMQRYYPSYQLIWSIDKVQVEYCVANGIEYIVRETQKWANTMAKAHIWVSNARIPLWVKKQTHTLYVQTWHGTPLKKLGLDIQNVSMPGTTTEKYHRNFVKEANRWDALISPNDYSTAIFRSAFGFDNKILKVGYPRNDKLINATAVDINDIKVNLGIPENKNVILYAPTYRDNQFIEQGKYTFELPFDLNDMKAKFGADSVLVLRMHYLISNALDLTGFEDFVINASDHPDISDLYLASDMLITDYSSVFFDYAYLKKPMLFYPYDYHVYKDELRGFYLDYEKTMPGAIVKNRKDLMLEIQNSLSNENVKYAHRFEDFYERYCAINDGKSSFKTVDFIVNNMKRG; this is encoded by the coding sequence TTGAGAGCGATTTTTTCAGAAGTTAAACGCCAACAAGATAAGTATGTATTTAGTTTTGAAATGTTAGATAATCTTACTGATAGTAAATACATGAATATCATTTTTAGAGAACAGGAAACGAACGCAATCATTAGCTTTCCAATCAATCATAGCAATGGAAATATTATGTCGATTACACTGGATCCTTTAGTACTGAAGTATCCTGTAGAAGATGTTGTTAGTTTTAACTGGCATATATATTTAGCTATAAATGACGGGCATACGAGCGAACTTGTTAATGTAGAAAATAACTACATTACTGAGCGAATACTATTAGATATTAAAGGCAGTAGTTTTGAATTCTTAACAAGCAGTGATGGTCAGGCTATAATCAGTGTTAAAACAGAGCATATTGAAGAAAAATTCAACGTGACAAGTGTCAATTTATCACCCGAGGGACTATATATATCGGGAGTTAATCGTTATAATAATTGTAAGATGAGCAATCAAAAAATCATTTTGAAGAAACGTCATAATCGATATGAAAATGTTTTTTCAATTGGAACAATAGATTATATTTTTGATGCACTGATCCCCATCGAAGAAATAGAAAAAAAAGGAACATATGATTTATATACATCTTTTGATATTGTGAACAGCCATAATGAATGTATTAATTTTTATCAAAGGATAGAGTATAAAGGTGCTAAACAGGGACTTAATATGAAGTTTCGGGTAGCTAAAAAAGAAAATGTTGAACTCATTATTCATGCAGATGGTACTGTCTTTTTACAAAGGTATACGGTGGATCCACTTCCTATTACAGCTAAGAAAAAAATAGTAGGAGCGAATACTAAGTTTCAAAATAATAAAAACCAGCTGATGCGAAAAAACAAAGTGTTTTTATGTAAGCGGATTTTAAATAAAACACATGAACCGTTTGAGAATCAAACAGTGGTGTTTGAAAGTTTTGGTGGTAGACAAGTAAGTGATAGCCCAATGGCAATTTACAAATTGATGCAACGCTACTATCCAAGTTATCAATTAATTTGGTCCATTGATAAAGTACAAGTGGAGTATTGTGTTGCTAATGGGATTGAGTATATTGTGAGAGAAACTCAAAAATGGGCGAATACAATGGCTAAAGCACATATCTGGGTTAGTAACGCACGTATACCATTGTGGGTGAAAAAACAAACTCACACACTTTACGTACAAACATGGCATGGAACACCATTGAAAAAATTAGGTTTGGATATACAGAATGTTTCTATGCCAGGAACGACAACTGAAAAATATCATCGTAATTTTGTGAAAGAGGCAAACCGTTGGGATGCATTAATAAGTCCCAATGATTATTCAACAGCGATCTTCCGTAGCGCTTTTGGCTTTGATAATAAAATTTTGAAGGTGGGTTACCCACGTAATGATAAATTAATTAATGCCACAGCGGTGGATATCAATGACATTAAAGTTAACTTGGGTATTCCCGAAAATAAAAATGTAATCCTATACGCACCTACTTATCGTGACAACCAATTCATTGAACAAGGGAAATATACTTTTGAATTGCCGTTTGATCTAAATGATATGAAAGCTAAGTTCGGCGCTGATAGTGTCTTAGTATTACGCATGCATTATTTAATTTCTAATGCGTTGGATTTAACGGGGTTTGAAGATTTTGTTATTAACGCGTCAGATCATCCAGATATTAGCGATCTTTATCTAGCATCTGATATGCTAATTACCGATTATTCTTCTGTGTTCTTTGACTATGCCTATCTGAAGAAACCAATGCTTTTTTATCCTTATGATTACCATGTCTATAAAGACGAACTTCGTGGTTTTTATTTGGATTATGAAAAAACAATGCCAGGAGCAATCGTGAAAAACAGAAAAGATTTAATGCTTGAAATTCAAAACAGTCTTTCAAATGAAAATGTGAAATACGCACATCGTTTTGAAGATTTTTATGAACGTTACTGTGCGATAAATGATGGTAAATCATCGTTTAAAACGGTTGATTTTATAGTAAATAATATGAAAAGAGGGTAA
- a CDS encoding ABC transporter ATP-binding protein: MSYIEFKHIRKTYDGQKQVLNELSLSIEEGHLVTLLGPSGCGKSTLLRALAGFETIDGGEILINGKNITKLEPGQREIGMVFQQYSLFPNMTVEENIAFGLKMSKVPKVEREQKVAEIIAIVDLVGKEKQYPQSLSGGQKQRVALARAIVTEPKVLLLDEPLSAIDAMLRKSLQKQIRRIQKQLNITTIFVTHDQDEAMILSDVVHVMNEGQIEQSDHPTELYTQPKTKFVASFMGNYNILEPRAFAQVTGQTVTSDIAIRPEVIDSNKAAFNPSEEEYTVRGRIVDATTSGNILSYYVEVEGVRLRVDELYRSFNLLSVGDWVHLRFEKRNCLSIA; the protein is encoded by the coding sequence ATGAGTTACATTGAATTTAAACACATTCGCAAAACATATGATGGACAAAAGCAAGTATTGAACGAGTTATCCCTATCGATTGAGGAAGGGCATTTAGTCACCTTGTTAGGACCATCCGGTTGCGGAAAATCAACTTTATTACGCGCATTAGCCGGCTTTGAAACCATCGATGGTGGTGAGATTTTAATCAATGGTAAAAACATTACTAAATTGGAGCCAGGTCAACGCGAAATTGGGATGGTGTTTCAACAGTATTCGTTGTTTCCCAATATGACTGTTGAAGAAAATATTGCTTTTGGTTTGAAGATGAGCAAAGTGCCAAAAGTTGAACGGGAACAAAAAGTCGCTGAAATAATCGCCATTGTTGATCTTGTCGGTAAAGAAAAACAGTACCCACAGTCATTGTCGGGCGGGCAAAAACAACGGGTTGCACTGGCACGTGCGATTGTAACAGAACCGAAAGTACTGCTGTTAGATGAACCGCTATCAGCAATTGATGCGATGTTACGTAAGAGTTTACAAAAACAAATTCGGCGCATTCAAAAACAGTTGAACATCACGACTATTTTTGTAACACACGATCAGGACGAGGCAATGATTTTATCTGATGTGGTTCATGTGATGAATGAAGGGCAAATTGAACAATCCGATCATCCGACGGAACTGTATACGCAGCCCAAAACAAAATTTGTCGCCTCATTTATGGGCAACTATAATATTTTGGAACCAAGAGCATTTGCTCAAGTGACAGGTCAGACAGTTACAAGCGACATTGCAATCCGTCCAGAAGTGATTGATTCGAACAAAGCAGCGTTTAACCCCAGTGAAGAAGAGTACACGGTCCGTGGCAGAATTGTCGATGCGACAACGAGCGGGAATATTTTAAGTTATTATGTCGAAGTAGAGGGTGTTCGTTTACGTGTTGATGAGCTGTATCGTAGTTTCAATTTACTTTCAGTCGGTGATTGGGTGCACTTACGCTTTGAAAAACGCAATTGTTTGAGTATTGCTTAG
- a CDS encoding CDP-glycerol glycerophosphotransferase family protein, translated as MKVKMAKLIMCLFTLLPVKKIIVFESFFGKQFSDSPKAIHKFLLENKNEYPYRLIWAVKPGYEDEFIKQNIETVKRGSFKWLVLMARASYWVNNVRVPDWVVKNKKTTYLQTWHGTPLKKLGLDIEKLTMPGIDQATYRKTLVSDTSKWDFLIAQNDYASEKYQSAFNLSADKVKVTGYPRNDFLKNFDVDFVDEMKKEIGISTSKKVILYAPTWKDNNSHEKGSYRSVLDIDLEKMYSVLGAEYVLLIKWHYLISDQIKIPEKFKGFAIKVPQTYDINSYFVISDFLITDYSSVFFDYANLQRPIIFFTPDWETYQNEVRGMYSDIIADLPGIVVDTTTALIEAIITPTYPSTQFIESYCSQDDGAATERIVSSVIKKTLKGS; from the coding sequence ATGAAAGTGAAAATGGCTAAATTAATAATGTGTCTTTTTACTTTATTACCAGTAAAAAAAATCATTGTATTTGAGAGCTTTTTTGGAAAACAATTTAGTGACAGCCCAAAAGCAATTCACAAGTTTTTATTGGAGAATAAGAATGAATATCCCTATCGTTTAATCTGGGCAGTGAAGCCTGGTTATGAAGATGAATTTATTAAGCAGAATATTGAGACGGTGAAACGTGGTTCATTTAAGTGGCTGGTTTTGATGGCTCGAGCGAGTTACTGGGTGAATAATGTTCGAGTGCCTGATTGGGTTGTTAAAAATAAAAAAACAACATATCTTCAAACTTGGCATGGAACACCTTTGAAAAAATTAGGATTGGATATAGAGAAATTAACTATGCCTGGAATCGATCAAGCGACTTACCGCAAAACGTTGGTATCAGATACGAGTAAATGGGATTTTTTGATTGCACAAAATGACTATGCAAGCGAAAAATATCAATCTGCTTTTAATTTATCTGCGGATAAAGTTAAAGTGACAGGTTATCCAAGAAATGATTTTTTGAAAAATTTTGATGTTGATTTTGTTGATGAAATGAAAAAAGAAATAGGGATTTCCACTTCAAAAAAAGTGATACTTTATGCACCTACATGGAAAGACAATAATAGTCATGAAAAAGGGTCTTACCGTTCAGTTCTGGATATCGATTTAGAAAAAATGTACTCTGTATTAGGAGCTGAGTATGTTCTTCTAATAAAATGGCATTACCTTATTTCTGATCAGATAAAAATTCCTGAAAAATTCAAAGGTTTTGCGATTAAAGTACCTCAAACATATGATATCAATAGCTATTTTGTTATTAGTGACTTTTTGATTACAGATTATTCCTCGGTGTTTTTCGATTACGCTAATTTACAACGTCCAATTATTTTTTTTACACCGGATTGGGAGACTTATCAAAATGAGGTTAGAGGGATGTATTCGGATATAATTGCGGATTTACCGGGTATAGTAGTAGATACAACAACTGCTTTAATTGAAGCAATTATTACACCGACTTATCCAAGTACTCAATTTATCGAGTCCTATTGTTCACAAGATGATGGAGCAGCAACAGAAAGAATTGTATCATCAGTTATTAAAAAAACTTTGAAGGGGAGTTGA
- the galU gene encoding UTP--glucose-1-phosphate uridylyltransferase GalU has translation MKVKKAIIPAAGLGTRFLPATKATAKEMLPIIDKPTIQYIVEEAVDSGIEEILIITGKGKRSIEDHFDNAPELEQNLLSKNKLDMLAMVQETSKINIHFIRQKSPRGLGDAILQAKGFVGNEPFVVLLGDDIVKSETPCVKQLINQYDKTKNSIIGVQTVPLEDTNRYGIIDPETEIGDKLYSVRGFVEKPSVEKAPSQLAILGRYLLTPGIFSLLETQEAGAGDEIQLTDAIDRLNKTERVLAYEFEGRRYDVGDKFGFVDTTLRFALDHPEIKERVQELVNELAQENKE, from the coding sequence ATGAAAGTAAAAAAAGCCATTATACCGGCAGCAGGATTAGGGACCCGTTTTTTACCAGCTACAAAAGCGACGGCTAAAGAAATGTTACCTATTATTGATAAACCAACGATTCAATATATTGTAGAAGAAGCTGTCGATTCAGGTATTGAAGAAATACTGATTATTACAGGTAAAGGAAAACGATCAATCGAAGATCATTTCGATAATGCGCCTGAGTTAGAGCAAAATTTACTTTCAAAAAACAAATTGGACATGCTAGCGATGGTTCAAGAAACTTCAAAAATCAACATTCACTTTATTCGACAAAAAAGCCCTCGTGGTCTCGGAGATGCTATTTTGCAAGCTAAGGGGTTTGTTGGAAATGAACCGTTTGTTGTTTTATTAGGTGATGATATTGTGAAATCAGAAACACCTTGTGTTAAACAATTAATCAATCAGTATGATAAAACAAAAAACTCAATTATCGGTGTTCAAACAGTACCTTTAGAAGATACAAATAGGTATGGGATCATTGACCCAGAAACTGAGATAGGAGATAAGCTCTATAGTGTGCGCGGTTTTGTGGAAAAGCCAAGTGTAGAAAAAGCACCGAGTCAATTAGCAATATTAGGTCGGTACTTACTTACACCAGGAATATTTAGCTTACTTGAGACGCAAGAAGCTGGTGCTGGAGATGAAATTCAGTTAACAGATGCTATAGACCGCCTTAATAAAACAGAACGCGTGCTTGCTTATGAGTTTGAAGGACGTCGTTATGATGTTGGAGATAAATTTGGTTTTGTTGATACTACTTTGCGTTTTGCCTTGGATCATCCAGAAATTAAAGAGCGTGTGCAAGAGCTAGTTAATGAATTAGCTCAAGAAAATAAAGAATAA
- a CDS encoding PHP domain-containing protein: MKRYDQHMHTHFSPDSEETLANYLKISQGTLVTTEHLDFHDFYNNEQDTVLDYDAYSATIAQLETTSGRRIRKGLEVGFTVESKEKILAYLEGKEFDVLLLSVHQNGRYDYLQPVVKKKEVRQVMHEYFGLLLIAIQHFPQANILSHFDYGIRLFDVTLEEFQKHKTVLTAILKRMKTNKIALELNTRSMYEYGNVALYEQMIEWYVTMGGQRFSIGSDAHSVAHYGFHFKDAIALLKKHCVTKIAVYDQQHAIFKPI, from the coding sequence ATGAAGCGGTATGATCAGCATATGCACACACATTTTTCGCCAGACTCAGAAGAGACACTCGCCAATTATTTGAAAATCAGTCAAGGCACACTTGTGACGACAGAACATCTTGATTTTCATGATTTTTACAACAATGAACAAGACACTGTACTTGATTATGACGCGTATTCAGCAACTATTGCCCAGTTAGAAACAACGAGCGGTCGTCGTATTCGTAAAGGTTTAGAAGTGGGTTTTACGGTGGAGTCGAAAGAAAAAATCTTAGCTTATTTGGAGGGTAAGGAATTTGATGTATTGCTGTTGAGCGTGCATCAAAATGGTCGGTATGATTATTTACAACCCGTAGTGAAGAAAAAAGAAGTCCGCCAAGTGATGCACGAATATTTTGGATTGTTGTTAATCGCGATACAACATTTCCCGCAAGCAAATATTCTCAGTCACTTCGATTATGGCATCCGTTTATTTGATGTCACACTGGAGGAGTTCCAAAAACATAAAACGGTTTTAACAGCGATTCTGAAGCGGATGAAGACAAATAAAATAGCGCTTGAGTTAAACACGCGTAGCATGTATGAATACGGTAATGTCGCACTCTATGAACAAATGATTGAATGGTATGTCACGATGGGCGGACAGCGCTTCTCAATCGGTTCTGATGCGCATTCAGTGGCACATTATGGGTTCCACTTTAAAGATGCCATCGCTTTGCTGAAGAAGCATTGTGTGACAAAAATTGCCGTGTATGATCAACAACATGCGATTTTTAAACCAATCTAA
- a CDS encoding glycoside hydrolase family 73 protein, with translation MKKNKMLLVLMSGVLTFTAMPSVYASNSYETVTSEKSKTIQNNSSSLSESALNDSEQIETDANTANSETTSNSETTSNSETTSNSETTSSAISDDDATVNTSDNETITSESSNETTDKSSSEEKTPQEKAVEETLANLPKMELRPDLGPGYYQVESESKTRSKRSLAAPTMSNTELFLSKIKAGAISGWKKYKVLPSLTGAQAALESGWGSSGLSLSANNLFGIKGRYNGQFELWPTLEFINGQWVTVNAEFRKYPSWKESMEDHGKFLVENPRYYKVLGEKNYIKATNEIWLAGYATDPDYPGKLQRTITYNNLTAWDKEAFGDNINLNDYYTVNPKTVVALKDEWSHTSVNFTEKNKVKKYTAGSILKVKAIKYTANGAPRMQLEDGNYYTGHRINVLQTIGTAAKYYTVNPKIVVALKDEWSHTSVNFTEKNKVKKYTAGSILKVKAIKYTANGSPRMQLEDGNYYTGHRINVLQTIGTAAKYYTVNPKIVVALKDEWSHTSVNFTEKNKVKKYTAGSILKVKAIKYTANGSPRMQLEDGNW, from the coding sequence GTGAAAAAAAATAAGATGCTTTTGGTTTTGATGAGTGGTGTACTTACGTTCACAGCGATGCCATCAGTGTATGCAAGTAATTCATACGAGACAGTAACTTCAGAAAAATCAAAGACTATTCAAAATAATAGCAGTTCACTAAGTGAGTCTGCATTGAATGATAGTGAACAAATAGAAACAGATGCGAACACAGCAAATAGTGAGACTACATCAAATAGTGAGACTACATCAAATAGTGAGACTACATCAAATAGTGAGACTACATCATCTGCAATATCTGACGATGATGCAACGGTGAATACTTCAGATAATGAAACAATAACTTCAGAAAGTAGTAATGAGACTACTGATAAATCCAGTTCAGAAGAGAAAACACCACAAGAAAAAGCGGTGGAAGAAACACTGGCAAATCTACCTAAAATGGAATTGAGACCGGATTTAGGCCCAGGCTATTATCAAGTTGAATCAGAATCTAAAACACGTTCGAAACGTAGTTTGGCTGCTCCAACAATGTCTAATACCGAATTGTTTTTGAGTAAAATTAAAGCTGGTGCAATATCGGGCTGGAAAAAATATAAGGTTTTACCATCATTGACGGGTGCTCAAGCCGCATTAGAAAGTGGTTGGGGTTCATCGGGATTGTCATTAAGCGCCAATAATTTATTTGGTATCAAAGGGCGCTATAATGGTCAATTTGAGTTATGGCCAACCCTTGAGTTTATCAATGGCCAGTGGGTAACTGTGAATGCTGAATTCCGAAAATATCCGAGCTGGAAAGAAAGTATGGAAGATCACGGGAAATTTTTAGTTGAAAATCCACGTTATTATAAAGTACTTGGCGAGAAAAACTATATTAAAGCTACCAATGAAATTTGGTTAGCGGGTTATGCAACGGATCCTGACTACCCTGGAAAATTACAAAGAACAATTACCTATAATAACTTAACCGCTTGGGACAAAGAAGCATTTGGAGATAATATTAATCTGAATGATTATTATACGGTTAACCCTAAAACCGTAGTGGCGTTGAAAGATGAATGGTCACATACGAGTGTGAATTTCACGGAAAAAAACAAAGTGAAGAAGTACACTGCGGGATCAATCTTGAAAGTCAAAGCCATTAAATACACAGCGAATGGTGCGCCACGTATGCAATTAGAAGATGGTAATTATTATACGGGTCATCGGATAAATGTTTTACAAACGATAGGAACAGCTGCAAAATATTATACGGTTAATCCTAAAATCGTAGTGGCGTTGAAAGATGAATGGTCACATACGAGTGTGAATTTCACGGAAAAAAACAAAGTGAAGAAGTACACTGCGGGATCAATCTTGAAAGTCAAAGCCATTAAATACACAGCGAATGGTTCGCCACGTATGCAATTAGAAGATGGTAATTATTATACGGGTCATCGGATAAATGTTTTACAAACGATAGGAACAGCTGCAAAATATTATACGGTTAATCCTAAAATCGTAGTGGCGTTGAAAGATGAATGGTCACATACGAGTGTGAATTTCACGGAAAAAAACAAAGTGAAGAAGTACACTGCGGGATCAATCTTGAAAGTCAAAGCCATTAAATACACAGCGAATGGTTCGCCGCGTATGCAATTAGAAGATGGTAATTGGTAA
- the tagD gene encoding glycerol-3-phosphate cytidylyltransferase, whose amino-acid sequence MKKIITYGTFDLLHWGHIRLLERAKQLGDHLTVAISTDEFNLIKHKEAYHSYEHRKYILEAIKYVDEVIPENDWEQKVKDVDAHDIDIFVMGDDWKGKFDFLSEQCEVVYLDRTEGISTSMIKEDLMK is encoded by the coding sequence ATGAAAAAAATTATTACTTATGGGACGTTTGATTTATTGCACTGGGGACATATTCGTCTTTTAGAGCGTGCAAAACAATTAGGTGACCATTTGACTGTCGCAATTTCAACAGATGAATTTAATCTTATAAAGCATAAAGAAGCCTATCATAGTTATGAACACAGAAAATACATTTTGGAAGCAATCAAATATGTGGATGAAGTAATCCCTGAAAACGATTGGGAACAAAAAGTAAAAGATGTAGATGCTCACGACATTGATATTTTTGTTATGGGCGATGATTGGAAAGGTAAGTTTGACTTTCTAAGTGAACAATGTGAGGTTGTTTATCTTGATCGTACTGAAGGTATTTCAACGTCGATGATTAAAGAAGACTTAATGAAATAG